A region from the Sulfurivermis fontis genome encodes:
- a CDS encoding c-type cytochrome yields the protein MKYVNKLVLAALIGSGSLLVNGTALALDGATLYKTKTCVACHGAEAKAPVLPSYPKLAGQNAAYTLQQMKDIKSGARNNGQTAAMKPVMHLVSDEEMQAIADWLQTLK from the coding sequence ATGAAATATGTAAACAAGTTGGTATTGGCGGCCCTGATTGGCTCCGGCAGTTTGCTGGTCAACGGCACTGCGCTGGCCCTCGATGGTGCCACCTTGTACAAGACCAAGACCTGTGTCGCCTGCCATGGTGCCGAGGCCAAGGCACCGGTACTGCCGTCCTACCCCAAGCTTGCCGGTCAGAACGCGGCCTATACCCTGCAGCAGATGAAAGACATCAAGAGCGGGGCGCGCAACAACGGTCAAACCGCTGCGATGAAGCCGGTGATGCATCTGGTTTCCGATGAAGAGATGCAGGCTATCGCCGACTGGTTGCAAACGCTCAAGTGA
- a CDS encoding c-type cytochrome, giving the protein MRVSLKSALALALVMSASGIAQAAEKPLKPSWAMQGDELEIAMTLKGDKARGRDIYEVCAACHMPEGWGLADGTFPQLAGQHHNVLVKQLADIRAGNRDNPTMYPFALPSQIGGAQAVADVVEYIATLPMTPENGVGPGTDLKHGEQLYKDNCVRCHGANGEGDNDKFYPKIQGQHFEYIKRQFREIRDGKRRNANPDMVKQVKGFSDRDLEAVSDYASRIKPPADRLGPPGWQNPDFQ; this is encoded by the coding sequence ATGCGAGTGAGTCTGAAGTCAGCATTGGCGCTTGCGCTTGTCATGTCTGCCAGTGGTATCGCCCAGGCTGCCGAAAAACCGCTTAAGCCTTCTTGGGCGATGCAGGGTGATGAGCTTGAAATTGCCATGACTCTGAAGGGTGACAAGGCGCGTGGCCGCGATATCTATGAAGTGTGTGCCGCCTGCCACATGCCGGAAGGTTGGGGCCTTGCCGATGGTACTTTCCCCCAATTGGCTGGCCAGCATCATAACGTGCTGGTGAAGCAGCTGGCGGATATTCGTGCTGGCAACCGCGATAATCCGACTATGTATCCGTTCGCTCTGCCGTCGCAGATCGGCGGCGCCCAGGCGGTGGCGGATGTGGTGGAATATATCGCTACGTTGCCGATGACGCCGGAAAACGGCGTAGGTCCCGGCACTGATCTGAAGCATGGTGAACAGCTGTATAAGGACAACTGTGTCCGGTGCCATGGCGCCAACGGTGAAGGCGATAATGACAAGTTCTATCCCAAGATCCAAGGGCAGCACTTCGAATACATCAAGCGTCAGTTCCGAGAAATTCGTGATGGTAAGCGCCGCAACGCCAACCCCGACATGGTCAAGCAGGTAAAAGGGTTCAGTGATCGCGACCTTGAAGCAGTGAGCGACTACGCCTCGCGTATCAAGCCTCCTGCCGATCGTCTTGGCCCGCCGGGCTGGCAGAACCCTGACTTCCAGTAA
- a CDS encoding nitrous oxide reductase family maturation protein NosD, translating to MRHVVVRRFVWLITVAVSLTWGGATAQARRPLQPLLDDAKPGSTLVLEPGVYAGPAVLDKPLTLDGQGKVTIDGEGRGTVLLVDTDGATIAGLRLVGSGTSHNDLDSGIQVRGKYNVIKDNVIDDTLFGIDLQQSNNNIVRRNRISSKDIELGMRGDAIRLWYSYDNRIIDNVVTNSRDIVVWYSRDNTISGNTASGGRYSLHFMYSQYNLVENNVFFDNSVGIFVMYSDGVVLRNNHIRNATGTTGVGIGFKETSDLVVENNQVLYCANGLYIDVSPYQPDTINRFTNNLIAYNGIGVSLLSDWSGNEFRNNQFKGNLTQVAVGGGGTATRHLWEGNHWDDYEGFDLNGDGIGDTPHEMYSYADRLWMDIPSAQFFKGSPLLEVLDFLERLAPFSPPKLLLRDAVPVMRVSSES from the coding sequence ATGCGGCATGTTGTGGTACGCAGATTCGTCTGGTTAATCACCGTTGCCGTTTCCCTCACGTGGGGGGGCGCGACGGCTCAGGCGCGGCGTCCACTACAGCCACTGCTAGACGACGCGAAGCCTGGCAGTACCCTGGTACTTGAACCTGGTGTATATGCCGGCCCGGCAGTGCTGGATAAACCATTGACCCTGGATGGTCAAGGTAAGGTGACCATTGATGGTGAAGGGCGGGGTACCGTTCTGCTGGTAGATACAGATGGGGCTACTATTGCGGGTTTACGTCTTGTTGGGAGTGGAACATCACATAACGATCTTGATTCAGGAATTCAGGTACGCGGTAAATACAATGTCATCAAAGACAATGTCATTGATGACACCCTGTTTGGCATCGATCTCCAGCAATCCAACAACAATATCGTTCGCCGCAATCGTATCAGTTCGAAGGATATCGAGCTTGGTATGCGCGGTGATGCCATTCGGCTGTGGTATAGCTACGATAATCGCATCATCGATAATGTGGTGACCAATTCACGTGACATAGTGGTTTGGTATTCGCGCGACAATACGATTTCAGGAAATACAGCGAGTGGTGGAAGATATTCCCTGCATTTTATGTATTCGCAGTACAATCTTGTCGAGAACAATGTGTTCTTTGATAATTCCGTCGGTATTTTCGTGATGTATAGTGATGGTGTCGTATTACGAAATAACCACATCCGTAATGCTACAGGAACTACCGGCGTCGGCATTGGTTTCAAAGAGACCTCCGATTTGGTTGTCGAGAATAATCAGGTTTTGTATTGCGCCAATGGGCTATACATCGATGTGTCACCCTATCAGCCGGATACTATCAACCGATTCACAAATAATTTGATTGCCTATAACGGAATAGGTGTCAGTCTACTCAGTGATTGGAGTGGTAACGAATTTCGCAATAACCAGTTCAAGGGAAACCTCACACAGGTTGCTGTAGGTGGTGGTGGTACAGCCACACGCCACCTGTGGGAAGGGAATCACTGGGATGATTATGAGGGATTCGATCTGAATGGGGACGGTATAGGCGATACACCTCACGAGATGTATTCGTATGCAGACAGATTATGGATGGATATTCCTTCTGCACAGTTCTTTAAAGGATCACCACTACTCGAAGTGCTTGATTTTCTCGAGCGACTGGCACCGTTTAGTCCACCTAAACTGTTGTTACGAGATGCCGTACCAGTAATGAGGGTAAGCAGCGAATCATGA
- a CDS encoding 4Fe-4S dicluster domain-containing protein, protein MSEEKQKQNAAAAPTAAPVINRRKQQERRQFLRSLMLAAGVVGISAMGYIPVARSWNPRLRPPGALVEDEFLASCIKCGQCVQVCPVEAITLADIMDGFGVGVPYVDARDQACDFSCDGLQCILACPTGALSHSLNYPHEVRMGFARLDRPDLCLAMHGKGFKGQIRGPEFDGLFRYTEIDRWKPQRVHEQTFDLELCDLCVRHCPIEIRITQCEAGKPPSGDVNQCPPRHAIELQAEDRGDGVMRMRPVVLDGCVGCGACEMVCPTEPAAIVIDIESTVERV, encoded by the coding sequence ATGAGTGAAGAAAAGCAGAAACAGAATGCTGCTGCTGCACCCACGGCAGCACCTGTCATTAACAGGCGTAAGCAGCAGGAGCGAAGGCAGTTCTTGCGTTCTCTGATGTTAGCGGCAGGAGTTGTCGGCATCTCCGCCATGGGATATATCCCGGTTGCCCGTTCATGGAATCCAAGGTTGCGCCCTCCAGGGGCTCTGGTTGAAGATGAGTTTCTGGCGTCGTGTATCAAGTGTGGCCAGTGTGTTCAGGTCTGTCCGGTTGAGGCAATTACTCTTGCGGATATCATGGATGGTTTCGGCGTTGGCGTTCCTTATGTCGATGCACGTGATCAGGCCTGTGATTTCTCCTGTGATGGTTTGCAATGCATTCTGGCCTGCCCGACTGGGGCACTGTCCCATTCACTAAACTACCCGCATGAAGTACGTATGGGGTTTGCCAGGCTGGACCGTCCAGATCTATGCCTGGCTATGCATGGTAAAGGGTTTAAGGGTCAGATTCGTGGCCCTGAGTTCGATGGTCTGTTCCGTTATACGGAGATTGACCGGTGGAAGCCGCAGCGGGTACATGAACAGACCTTTGATCTCGAACTGTGTGATCTATGTGTGCGCCACTGTCCAATCGAAATCCGTATTACCCAATGCGAAGCAGGAAAGCCGCCATCAGGTGACGTAAATCAATGTCCGCCACGTCACGCCATTGAGCTGCAGGCAGAAGATCGAGGTGATGGCGTGATGCGAATGCGTCCGGTTGTGTTAGACGGCTGTGTTGGCTGCGGGGCTTGCGAAATGGTTTGCCCGACGGAGCCGGCCGCCATCGTCATTGATATTGAAAGTACGGTGGAACGGGTATGA